From a region of the Calliphora vicina chromosome 4, idCalVici1.1, whole genome shotgun sequence genome:
- the Lrp4 gene encoding low-density lipoprotein receptor-related protein 4: MSSENFLGDDGEPHSALHGFNSKIKFGSIVKYPKYPKHVHGPTAYSHEHVVAHNPQQHHQLRTAGGGGGGNGGGGGGGGGVAAGSISVGTVGRHNKVNNKQIMKQQTHHIKEYEDLDINVEHDYEDYHVHPSYGPPHDIDEDLYEPILPQFTPDIGNGLKVGKISVPGSRSGGGSRTDLYDVRYGQVSPSREIARGREGFMNLLHVKNKVFRPHINHITLYDREQDRLSQSDSFSHHCPNMCGEMQWQCQTKCNCIPLGERCDKVPQCEDGSDEWDCDSVDDMVAKLTRECEQTGLHIMCPKTFRCINKDWLCDGDDDCGDYSDETQCGERVNCLEDQFECGNGFCIPKPWVCDGENDCKDFTDEGHCNRTRCSSEHFSCNDGYCISIAFRCDGEQDCSDNSDETKCPAVINSCPEGEFKCRGGLGGAGGPGGRCILTRFRCDGDNDCGDWSDEENCPQKPSQCTSSEFKCADGTCIPMRWKCDKEQDCDGGEDENECGNMNSAILASCGTDEFTCNNGRCILRTWLCDGYPDCSSAEDEVDCHLQCDPGQFLCPAKKNITNLKICVHQKHVCDGQNDCPLGEDEINCPHYRECEEGSKCEQLCITTPRGREECACRLGFLMNTNKKNCTDIDECQYLTNPVCSQKCLNTHGSFICSCESGYVLRPDLRTCKALGGAMTLIVANRWDIRRVTLSNNRYAAVVKGLHNAIALDYHYKKGLLFWSDISTDVIKMVFINGTRVKDLIKWGLESPGGIAVDWIHDLLFWTDSGTRRVEVSNFDGTLRSVIVANDLDKPRAIVVHPGKAMVFWTDWGPNPKIERAYMDGSQREVIISKGVTWPNGLTIDYPSHKIYWADAKQHAIECSNLDGSERAKILSTHLPHPFAMTIFEDTMYWTDWNTKTVSAANKITGKGFRSIHENFHFPMDIHAYHPARQPEYEDHCQKDRRGLRGGCSHLCLPNKNSRRCGCPIGLTLKEDAKTCKSAPDELILVARRKDIRLRQLNAKPSSAADVDMIIPLDNLKHAVALDWSSDTDTIFWTDVERSTINKAHLNGSYQQKVIHSNLVGPAGLAYDWLTDKLYWTDQITYRIEAATTNGKMRTLLVWENLEKPRDIVVNPLDGVMYWTDWGNPAMIETAHMDGKNRKVVLSTNIKWPNGLAIDYDQQKLYFVDGGTKSLENINFDGSGRKVLVGSLSHPFGLDVSGSRVYWTDWDTKSVSSADKLTGKDITTVIANTSDLMDITIFHRSRRRIRNACDSANGGCSHLCLLNPSGYACACPVGVAVKEDGHTCSSGPSSYILFAHRVDIRQISLDFDHLVDVVLPLPPISNAVALDVDRKTGRIYWSDTIEDVIMSSTPDGLDANRVIYETIDNPDGLVIDSVGRMIYWADAGRHTIEVSTLDGKHRHLIAWKDLEAPRGLALDYEAGFLFWTDWGHYRKIERAHMDGENRQRIVSSNLGWPNGLSLDLKTKRIYWVDAQLKTIDSCDYTGNHRKLIMASLQHPYALALTDNYIYWTDWKSKALHMTDRSNVTDRRDVMTNIDGLMDIKVITTNTTLPENVCGLNNGGCSQLCLRNPSGFSCKCSVGLKLRNGSLTECEYLPEDYLLIALRSGIGMISLTTPDLMDVVLPIKGVHGAVVLDYHYRKHWLYVADVNLDVIRRINLLNLADSKVIASNLLTPNGLAVDWIADNLYWSDSDHKVIEVARLDGSCRKQLITDDLGDPRSLIVHPKKGYLFWADWETPSRIERSLLDGSNRTVVISNNLGFPTGLTLDFENRRLLWADALEDNIGQVDFNGKRRTILVPFAPHPFGLTMFENNIYWTDWYNKSVFRAYRKGSMGSKYSQPVEIRDALSGALDIRAVSRKRQSEDWNQCSQDNGGCTHLCLYRGSNYTCACPDRPDGRECLTIPRYYIPRRGGDPIVEDQDDVTETDNALVNDDFDDDFRVADPLLDMKLIIVIATIIALIFLFVMIALVIYMITPSKHPKPKRHSRGSSRSVLTFSNPNYNVDGTPMEPKTTIWKRFKNDRSHERVYEERSLTTETASSSLFVPTPSPSASPSVNKIQLSTLSTIA, translated from the exons CGAACCCCATTCAGCATTGCATGGCttcaattcaaaaataaaatttggttcaATAGTTAAATATCCGAAATATCCGAAACATGTCCACGGTCCTACAGCCTATTCGCATGAACATGTGGTGGCACATAATCCCCAACAGCACCATCAATTACGAACggctggtggtggtggtggcggaAATGGCGGCGGTGGAGGCGGAGGCGGTGGAGTTGCTGCCGGCAGTATTAGTGTAGGAACTGTGGGAAGACATAATAAGGTAAACAACAAGCAAATTATGAAACAACAAACGCATCATATAAAGGAATACGAAGATTTGGATATAAATGTTGAGCACGATTATGAGGACTATCATGTGCACCCGTCGTACGGACCGCCGCACGATATAGACGAAGACTTGTATGAACCGATATTGCCACAATTTACTCCGGATATAGGCAATGGCCTGAAAGTGGGTAAAATAAGTGTACCAGGTTCGCGTAGTGGTGGCGGTAGCCGTACTGATCTCTATGACGTACGTTATGGTCAAGTGAGTCCAAGTCGGGAAATTGCTCGAGGTCGGGAGGGTTTTATGAATCTGTTACATGTTAAGAATAAAGTATTTCGCCCGCACATAAATCATATTACGCTGTATGATCGGGAGCAGGATCGTTTAAGTCAAAGTGATTCGTTTAGTCATCACTGTCCGAATATGTGTGGTGAGATGCAGTGGCAGTGCCAGACGAAATGCAATTGTATTCCTTTAGGTGAACGTTGTGATAAAGTTCCTCAGTGTGAAGATGGTTCCGATGAATGGGATTGTGATTCGGTCGATGATATGGTGGCAAAGTTAACAAGAGAGTGTGAGCAGACAGGTTTGCATATTATGTGTCCGAAGACATTTCGTTGTATCAACAAAGATTGGCTGTGTGATGGTGACGATGATTGCGGTGATTACTCTGATGAAACGCAATGTGGTGAGAGAGTTAATTGTTTGGAAGATCAGTTTGAGTGTGGCAATGGCTTTTGTATACCCAAACCATGGGTATGCGATGGTGAAAATGATTGCAAGGATTTTACAGACGAAGGACATTGCAATCGCACCAG ATGTTCCAGTGAGCATTTTTCCTGCAATGATGGTTACTGCATTTCCATAGCGTTTCGCTGTGATGGCGAACAAGATTGCAGCGACAATTCTGATGAAACTAAATGTCCGGCTGTAATTAATAGCTGTCCAGAGGGAGAATTTAAGTGCAGAGGTGGTTTAGGGGGTGCTGGTGGTCCTGGTGGTAGATGCATATTAACCCGCTTTCGCTGTGATGGCGACAATGATTGTGGTGATTGGAGTGATGAGGAGAATTGTCCCCAAAAACCCTCACAATGCACTTCCAGTGAATTTAAATGTGCCGATGGCACTTGTATTCCTATGCGCTGGAAATGTGATAAAGAACAAGATTGTGATGGCGGCGAGGATGAAAATGAATGTGGCAATATGAATTCGGCTATTCTGGCTTCCTGTGGCACTGATGAGTTTACTTGCAACAATGGACGGTGTATTTTG CGTACCTGGCTTTGCGATGGTTATCCTGACTGTTCCTCAGCTGAGGATGAAGTCGATTGTCATTTGCAATGCGACCCTGGTCAGTTTCTTTGTCCGGCCAAAAAGAATATCACCAacttaaa AATATGCGTTCACCAAAAACATGTATGCGATGGACAAAATGACTGTCCCTTGGGTGAAGATGAAATTAATTGTCCCCATTATCGTGAATGCGAGGAGGGCAGCAAATGTGAACAATTGTGCATAACTACTCCTAGAGGTCGCGAAGAATGTGCTTGCCGTTTGGGTTTCCTCATGAATACCAACAAGAAAAA TTGCACCGACATTGATGAATGCCAGTATTTAACCAATCCGGTGTGCTCTCAGAAATGTCTAAACACTCATGGCTCATTTATTTGTTCCTGCGAAAGCGGTTATGTGCTGCGTCCCGACTTACGGACATGCAAGGCTTTGGGTGGCGCCATGACATTGATTGTAGCTAATCGTTGGGATATCAGACGTGTAACTCTAAGCAATAATCGTTATGCAGCTGTCGTTAAGGGTCTACACAACGCCATAGCTTTGGATTATCACTATAAGAAGGGTTTATTGTTTTGGTCCGATATTTCGACagatgttattaaaatggtttttataaatGGTACGCGTGTTAAGGATTTAATTAAGTGGGGCCTGGAGTCACCGGGAGGTATAGCTGTAGACTGGATACATGATTTATTGTTTTGGACTGATTCGGGTACTAGAAGAGTAGAGGTTTCTAACTTTGATGGCACCTTGAGATCAGTGATTGTGGCCAATGATTTGGATAAACCTCGAGCTATTGTTGTACACCCTGGAAAAGCCATGGTATTCTGGACTGACTGGGGTCCAAATCCTAAAATTGAACGAGCTTATATGGATGGTTCCCAAAGGGAGGTTATTATTTCTAAAGGCGTTACTTGGCCAAATGGCCTCACCATCGATTATCCCAGCCACAAAATCTACTGGGCTGATGCCAAACAACATGCCATAGAATGTTCCAACTTGGATGGTTCTGAACGAGCTAAGATCCTTAGTACTCATCTACCTCATCCCTTTGCTATGACCATATTTGAAGACACCATGTATTGGACTGATTGGAATACCAAAACCGTATCGGCAGCTAATAAAATAACGGGTAAAGGTTTCCGTTCCATACACGAAAATTTCCACTTCCCCATGGACATTCATGCCTATCATCCAGCACGCCAGCCAGAATATGAGGATCATTGTCAGAAGGACAGAAGAGGCCTGAGAGGAGGTTGCTCTCACTTATGTCTTCCCAATAAAAATTCCAGACGCTGTGGTTGTCCCATAGGTTTAACACTGAAAGAAGATGCCAAAACCTGCAAAAGCGCACCTGATGAATTGATTTTGGTGGCTCGACGAAAAGATATACGTTTAAGACAATTGAATGCCAAACCCTCATCCGCGGCAGATGTCGACATGATTATACCTTTGGATAACTTAAAGCATGCAGTGGCACTGGATTGGTCCAGTGATACGGATACTATATTTTGGACAGATGTCGAAAGGAGTACTATCAATAAGGCCCATCTTAATGGCAGCTATCAGCAGAAGGTTATACACTCCAATCTAGTGGGTCCGGCTGGCTTGGCTTACGACTGGCTGACTGACAAACTCTACTGGACCGACCAAATTACATATCGCATAGAAGCTGCCACCACGAATGGTAAAATGCGCACTTTATTGGTGTGGGAAAATCTGGAAAAGCCTAGAGATATTGTCGTCAATCCCTTGGATGGTGTGATGTATTGGACAGATTGGGGTAATCCGGCCATGATAGAAACTGCTCATATGGATGGCAAAAATCGTAAAGTGGTCTTGTCTACCAATATCAAATGGCCCAACGGCTTGGCCATAGACTACGATCAacagaaattatattttgtggATGGTGGCACAAAGTCTctggaaaatattaattttgatggTTCTGGTCGCAAAGTGTTAGTGG ggAGTTTATCTCATCCTTTTGGCTTGGATGTTAGTGGTTCTCGTGTCTACTGGACCGACTGGGACACCAAATCTGTTTCTAGTGCTGACAAACTGACCGGCAAAGATATTACCACCGTTATAGCCAATACCAGTGATCTGATGGACATTACCATTTTCCATAGATCGCGCCGTAGGATACGCAATGCTTGTGATAGTGCTAATGGTGGCTGCTCGCATTTGTGTCTGCTCAATCCATCGGGTTATGCATGTGCCTGTCCCGTAGGAGTAGCCGTTAAAGAAGATGGCCATACTTGTTCCTCTGGTCCTAGTTCGTATATACTGTTTGCACATCGAGTTGATATCAGACAAATATCTTTGGATTTCGATCATTTGGTGGATGTGGTTTTGCCATTGCCACCAATTTCAAATGCGGTTGCTTTGGATGTGGATAGAAAGACGGGTAGAATCTATTGGTCTGATACAATCGAAGATGTTATCATGAGTTCTACACCGGATGGTTTGGATGCGAATCGTGTTATTTATGAGACGATTGATAATCCCGATGGTTTGGTGATAGACTCAGTGGGTAGAATG atCTATTGGGCTGATGCTGGTCGTCACACCATTGAGGTTTCCACTTTAGATGGCAAACATCGTCATCTTATAGCCTGGAAAGATTTAGAGGCTCCCCGTGGCTTGGCTTTAGATTATGAAGCTGGTTTTCTTTTCTGGACCGATTGGGGACATTATCGCAAAATAGAGCGCGCCCATATGGATGGTGAAAATCGGCAACGTATTGTTTCCTCCAATTTGGGTTGGCCAAATGGTTTGTCGTTGGATTTGAAGACAAAACGTATCTATTGGGTGGATGCCCAATTGAAAACTATTGATTCTTGTGATTACACCGGCAATCATCGCAAATTGATTATGGCTTCGTTGCAACATCCCTATGCCTTAGCCTTGACGGATAATTATATATATTGGACCGACTGGAAGTCTAAAGCTTTACATATGACTGATCGCAGCAATGTTACCGATCGCAGAGATGTCATGACCAATATAGATGGTTTAATGGACATCAAAGTTATAACTACTAACACGACGTTACCTGAAAATGTGTGCGGCCTCAATAACGGGGGCTGTTCGCAGCTGTGTCTACGCAATCCGTCCGGTTTTTCGTGCAAATGTTCCGTAGGCCTGAAGTTGAGAAATGGTAGTCTAACGGAATGTGAATATTTACCAGAAGATTATCTATTAATAGCTTTGCGTTCGGGCATTGGTATGATTTCTCTAACAACACCTGATCTCATGGATGTTGTGCTGCCCATTAAGGGTGTACATGGTGCTGTGGTCTTGGACTATCACTATCGCAAACATTGGCTATATGTAGCCGATGTTAATTTGGATGTTATAAGACGCATCAATTTATTGAATTTGGCCGATAGCAAGGTTATTGCAAGTAATCTTCTGACACCTAATGGCTTGGCGGTGGATTGGATAGCGGACAATTTGTATTGGTCCGATTCAGACCACAAGGTGATAGAGGTAGCACGTTTGGATGGCTCATGCCGCAAGCAATTGATAACGGATGATTTGGGAGACCCCAGGTCTTTGATAGTGCATCCTAAGAAGGG CTATTTGTTTTGGGCTGACTGGGAGACACCCTCCAGAATTGAACGCAGCTTACTAGATGGCTCTAATCGCACTGTTGTAATCAGCAATAATCTGGGCTTTCCCACGGGCTTAACTTTGGATTTTGA aaaCCGTCGTTTACTTTGGGCTGATGCTTTGGAAGATAATATTGGCCAAGTCGATTTCAATGGCAAACGTCGCACTATTTTAGTGCCTTTCGCTCCCCATCCATTTGGCTTAACTATG TTCGAAAACAACATATATTGGACTGATTGGTATAACAAATCCGTTTTTCGTGCTTATCGTAAAGGCTCCATGGGTTCAAAGTACTCGCAACCGGTGGAAATTCGAGATGCCTTAAGTGGTGCTTTGGATATAAGAGCCGTGTCACGCAAACGTCAGTCGGAAGACTGGAATCAATGTTCCCAAGACAATGGCGGTTGTACACATTTGTGTCTTTATCGTGGCTCAAATTATACCTGTGCTTGCCCAGATCGACCAGATGGCAGGGAATGTTTAACCATACCTCGCTATTATATACCAAGAAGAGGAGGCGACCCCATAGTCGAAGATCAGGACGATGTAACTGAAACGGATAATGCTTTAGTCAATGATGATTTCGATGATGATTTTCGTGTGGCCGATCCATTGTTGGACATGAAGTTAATCATTGTCATAGCTACAATTATAGCACTGATATTCCTATTCGTAATGATAGCTTTGGTAATAT ATATGATCACGCCCAGTAAACATCCGAAACCCAAAAGACATTCTAGAGGCTCCAGCCGTTCGGTATTAACATTTTCCAATCCCAACTATAATGTAGATGGCACACCCATGGAACCCAAAACTACAATATGGAAGCGTTTTAAAAATGATCGATCACAT GAACGTGTTTATGAAGAGCGCAGTTTAACAACGGAAACAGCCTCATCCAGTCTATTTGTACCGACACCCTCACCATCGGCCTCACCATCAgtcaataaaatacaactttctACTTTATCAACAATAgcgtaa